In Deltaproteobacteria bacterium, one genomic interval encodes:
- a CDS encoding ABC transporter ATP-binding protein, producing MITAHGLTKLYGTFPAIKEVSFSINRGEVVGRLGPNGAGKSTTMRILACILAPTAGSAAVAGHDIVRDSFAVRRQLGYMPEVLSLYPEMTVTAYLDFVGKMKGLTGAKRRQCIQQVIDELALGDKARNYIGTLSKGYRQRVGLAQALVNHPAVLVLDEPTIGLDPEQAADFRNLIRSMRGQRTVILSTHILPDVNTTCDRVMIMNHGRLLALDTPRNLTLQRQDVSEIALQVTGPQDAVTKALRSLPGVIAVLAERTEVSGATFYTVKADRQRDIRPTLVELITRQGWQLFELRSRAMDLEEIFHQVVEQREEIKN from the coding sequence ATGATTACCGCACACGGTCTCACCAAACTCTACGGGACATTCCCTGCTATCAAGGAGGTGAGTTTCTCGATTAACCGCGGTGAGGTCGTTGGCCGTCTCGGGCCAAACGGTGCTGGAAAGTCGACAACCATGCGCATTCTCGCCTGTATTCTCGCACCAACGGCAGGCTCTGCAGCCGTTGCTGGCCACGACATCGTGCGTGACTCTTTCGCGGTCCGTCGCCAGTTAGGGTACATGCCAGAGGTCTTGTCGCTGTACCCAGAGATGACCGTCACTGCGTATCTGGACTTTGTTGGTAAGATGAAGGGACTAACAGGAGCCAAACGGCGACAGTGTATCCAGCAGGTCATTGATGAACTCGCGCTCGGGGACAAAGCGCGCAATTACATCGGCACGCTATCGAAAGGGTATCGTCAGCGCGTGGGACTCGCACAAGCGTTGGTAAACCATCCTGCCGTGTTGGTCCTCGATGAACCAACGATCGGACTCGATCCTGAACAAGCGGCAGATTTCCGCAACCTGATCCGCAGCATGCGAGGACAGCGCACGGTCATTCTTTCGACCCATATCCTGCCGGACGTCAACACAACGTGTGATCGCGTGATGATCATGAACCACGGGAGATTGCTCGCGCTCGACACGCCACGGAATCTCACCCTCCAGCGTCAAGATGTCAGTGAAATCGCGCTACAAGTCACTGGGCCACAGGATGCGGTCACCAAGGCGTTACGTAGCCTGCCGGGCGTCATTGCCGTACTCGCGGAAAGAACTGAAGTCAGTGGGGCCACGTTCTACACCGTCAAGGCGGATCGGCAGCGAGATATTCGCCCCACGCTCGTTGAGCTGATAACCAGGCAGGGCTGGCAATTGTTCGAGTTACGCTCCCGGGCAATGGACCTGGAAGAAATTTTTCACCAGGTTGTGGAGCAGAGGGAGGAAATAAAGAATTAA
- a CDS encoding Uma2 family endonuclease, with the protein MQGQELLPNGEPYVITPRRYFTPEEYLLLERRSEYKSEHYDGEIFAMSGASEPHNVIAPNIVSSLHTQFRNRSCRVYPSDMRVNVQPGRHYAYPGVVAVCGEPRFQEEYKDRLVNPTVIGEVLSPSTEAYARGDKDLRYRQLASPQEYLLVSQTTPHIEHYVRQPDSQWLLTEASAVTATMSLPSIDCTLALAEVYEKVECEQNLE; encoded by the coding sequence ATGCAGGGCCAAGAATTGCTGCCCAACGGAGAACCGTATGTCATTACACCCCGACGCTATTTCACCCCGGAAGAGTACCTCCTCTTGGAGCGGAGATCTGAATATAAAAGTGAACATTATGACGGCGAAATCTTTGCGATGTCAGGCGCGAGTGAGCCGCATAACGTTATTGCCCCAAATATTGTGTCCTCACTACATACGCAATTCCGCAACCGTTCCTGTCGGGTTTATCCAAGTGATATGCGAGTCAACGTCCAGCCTGGAAGACATTACGCATATCCAGGTGTGGTAGCAGTGTGCGGTGAACCACGATTCCAGGAGGAATACAAGGATAGGTTAGTCAATCCAACGGTTATTGGTGAAGTCCTGTCTCCGTCAACTGAAGCCTATGCGCGCGGTGACAAGGACCTCCGCTATCGGCAGCTTGCTTCGCCGCAAGAGTATCTGCTGGTGTCGCAGACCACGCCGCACATAGAGCACTATGTCCGACAGCCGGACAGTCAATGGCTGCTGACGGAAGCAAGCGCCGTGACCGCAACAATGTCGTTGCCATCAATCGATTGTACCCTAGCACTTGCCGAGGTCTATGAAAAAGTCGAGTGTGAGCAAAACTTGGAGTGA
- a CDS encoding aldehyde dehydrogenase family protein produces MMRSTLRSQLFINGEYVSAVSGKTFPVLNPANNEVLTQLAEAGVEDVNRAVAAARKAFDEGPWPKMKTADRAKMVRCFAKLLVRHAPELECIESLDVGKPVKESGGHDIPLPELQELL; encoded by the coding sequence ATGATGCGCTCCACCTTGCGCTCACAATTATTTATCAACGGAGAGTATGTTTCGGCAGTCAGTGGCAAGACATTTCCTGTACTCAATCCGGCTAATAATGAGGTATTGACGCAACTCGCAGAGGCTGGAGTTGAAGATGTGAACCGGGCTGTGGCTGCCGCCCGAAAGGCCTTTGATGAGGGGCCGTGGCCGAAAATGAAGACTGCGGACCGAGCCAAAATGGTCCGTTGCTTTGCCAAACTGCTGGTGAGGCATGCGCCTGAGCTAGAGTGTATCGAAAGCCTTGATGTTGGTAAACCGGTCAAAGAAAGTGGCGGGCATGATATTCCGCTACCGGAGCTGCAGGAATTGTTATAG
- a CDS encoding TIGR03084 family protein, with the protein MLQQAIDFREECDSLFSLLKSLDEQDWQRKTQFKEWTISDIIGHLHFGDYAADVSLRDSGAFKDFARQTAEASKGGRTHVDVMREWIANCQGNDLLNCWRSFALEMAGHFAGADPKLRVLWFGPDMSVRSSITARLMETWAHAQAIYDLLGKERQNADRIKNIVVIGMNTFGWTFTNRKLPVPTDQPYVRLTAPSGEIWEWNQPNQVNSIEGKAEEFCQVVTQVRNIVDTKLRVTGATATSWMSMAQCFAGPPETPPGPGTRFRQR; encoded by the coding sequence ATGCTCCAGCAGGCAATAGATTTTCGTGAAGAGTGTGACAGCTTGTTCTCGCTCCTCAAATCCTTAGACGAACAAGACTGGCAACGCAAAACCCAATTTAAAGAATGGACAATCAGCGACATCATCGGCCACTTACATTTTGGCGATTACGCTGCCGATGTGTCGTTGCGTGATAGCGGAGCCTTCAAAGATTTCGCGCGACAGACAGCCGAAGCAAGCAAAGGCGGGCGTACGCACGTCGACGTCATGCGCGAATGGATCGCGAATTGCCAAGGCAATGACCTGCTCAACTGCTGGCGTAGTTTCGCCCTGGAGATGGCAGGGCACTTTGCCGGTGCTGATCCTAAGCTGCGTGTGTTATGGTTCGGGCCAGACATGAGTGTCCGCTCTAGTATCACTGCACGTTTGATGGAAACCTGGGCACACGCACAAGCCATCTACGACCTGCTTGGCAAAGAACGTCAGAATGCAGATCGCATCAAGAATATTGTTGTCATTGGCATGAACACGTTTGGCTGGACATTTACCAACCGCAAACTCCCTGTACCTACTGATCAGCCTTATGTTCGCCTCACCGCCCCATCGGGTGAGATCTGGGAATGGAATCAGCCAAACCAGGTAAACAGCATTGAAGGAAAAGCTGAAGAATTTTGCCAAGTCGTCACCCAAGTACGAAACATTGTTGATACGAAACTACGAGTGACTGGAGCAACCGCGACCTCATGGATGTCGATGGCACAGTGTTTCGCCGGTCCACCAGAGACACCACCCGGACCGGGGACGCGGTTTAGGCAAAGGTAA
- a CDS encoding TIGR03619 family F420-dependent LLM class oxidoreductase produces the protein MKYGVHLGGGAALRHKGAAAQIGHLAEELGYDGILTGDHITIPKSISSTYPYTKLAEQQGYNPYAVFTTIDWLDAFTVLGLLVPVTEKVRLGPSVIIVPYRHPLEMARVVASLDVASGGRIVFGVGVGWMEEEFQLLGVPYKERASRTREYMQVMKEVWTKENPRFNGKYIQIDRDLHFAPKPQQKPHPPIWVGGESQAALKRVVEFGDGWHIGPVPLEEVKPKFAQLRELMAAAGRDMSQLEITSMVDTRVISEADIRTYRDLGVTGLYVVAPGPDSASVTKIMREFAEKVKNAVR, from the coding sequence ATGAAATACGGCGTTCATCTCGGTGGCGGCGCGGCGCTACGCCATAAGGGTGCAGCAGCGCAGATCGGACACTTGGCCGAAGAGCTTGGCTATGACGGTATTCTTACCGGCGACCACATCACTATTCCTAAAAGTATTTCTTCAACCTATCCGTATACGAAACTCGCGGAGCAACAGGGCTACAATCCGTACGCCGTCTTTACCACCATCGATTGGCTCGATGCCTTTACGGTGTTGGGGCTCCTCGTCCCAGTGACTGAAAAAGTCCGGCTTGGCCCGAGTGTAATTATTGTCCCCTATCGTCATCCGCTAGAGATGGCCCGTGTGGTTGCCTCACTCGATGTTGCCTCGGGAGGTCGCATTGTTTTTGGAGTTGGTGTCGGCTGGATGGAGGAAGAGTTCCAGTTATTGGGAGTACCATACAAAGAGCGGGCAAGTCGCACGCGAGAGTACATGCAAGTGATGAAAGAAGTGTGGACCAAAGAGAACCCGCGCTTCAATGGCAAGTACATCCAGATTGATCGAGATCTGCATTTCGCGCCTAAACCGCAGCAGAAGCCACATCCACCGATCTGGGTCGGTGGAGAATCACAGGCAGCGCTCAAACGTGTGGTCGAGTTTGGTGACGGTTGGCATATCGGACCTGTGCCCCTGGAAGAAGTGAAGCCCAAGTTCGCGCAACTGCGAGAGCTGATGGCAGCGGCAGGACGGGATATGTCACAGCTAGAGATTACCTCAATGGTTGATACTCGTGTGATCTCAGAGGCAGATATTCGCACCTACCGCGACCTGGGCGTTACCGGCCTGTATGTCGTCGCTCCTGGACCAGACTCGGCAAGTGTGACGAAAATCATGCGTGAGTTTGCCGAGAAGGTGAAGAATGCGGTGAGGTAG
- a CDS encoding Uma2 family endonuclease: MPEPREPFKLNVRGVIVTDEQFDRLCRENPELRLELTAQKELVIMPPTGYETGRRNMRLGRYLDEWAEADGTGTATDSSTLFVLPNGAKRSPDAAWVRQERENTIPKDQREGPLPLCPDFVIELRSPTDRLIDVQEKMQEYRDNGALLGLLLDPFERRVDIYRPGRPVEVLDDPETVGGDPVLPGFVLPVRKLW, translated from the coding sequence ATGCCAGAGCCACGCGAGCCGTTCAAACTCAATGTTCGCGGAGTCATTGTCACGGACGAACAGTTCGACCGGCTTTGCCGGGAAAACCCAGAGCTGCGCTTGGAACTGACAGCACAAAAGGAATTGGTGATTATGCCTCCGACAGGGTATGAGACTGGGCGACGGAATATGCGACTTGGCCGCTACTTGGATGAATGGGCTGAGGCTGATGGAACAGGAACAGCGACTGATTCGTCGACGTTGTTCGTTCTCCCAAATGGAGCAAAACGTTCCCCAGATGCCGCATGGGTGCGACAAGAGCGCGAGAATACTATTCCAAAAGATCAACGCGAGGGGCCACTACCCCTGTGTCCAGATTTTGTCATCGAACTGCGTTCCCCCACCGACCGCTTAATTGACGTTCAAGAAAAAATGCAGGAGTACCGCGATAATGGAGCACTCCTTGGTTTGCTTCTCGATCCCTTTGAGAGACGTGTGGACATCTATCGTCCAGGACGACCTGTAGAAGTATTGGATGATCCCGAGACTGTCGGCGGAGATCCGGTCTTACCGGGATTTGTTTTGCCAGTACGTAAATTGTGGTAG
- a CDS encoding aminopeptidase P family protein, with amino-acid sequence MKEPLFAEFPLDEYTQRVSRARALMEEHDIDALLLTQQENVRYLAGYLSLLWISKFRPLMALLPRDPSIAPTLILPGQEYGNAKTSWIEEIAFYRDQEDPIGTVVNTLHKKGFRGKKVGVELGYGTRLGMAQVQWEDLRRDFIGMFVDSALLLRKLRGIKSAREIDMLRRSCEISCHGVEAGWRALHEGMSEKELAAVMVSRMVQEGAEPMKTLLCVNAGSQRYQIVNSPPSEYRLKRGDLVMIDGGATYNGYCTDFIRQACLGKPTQQQRDWFDLARKANDTAIAKIRPGVQCAEVYDAARKIFIDAGLGDYGVINIIGHSCGMEVHELPYVGERGQVETSDTVMEQGMVFCIEPIIAGMDSPRWEAGIFIQEDMVTVTATGGDVLTNRLSKDLWIAEV; translated from the coding sequence ATGAAGGAACCACTGTTCGCAGAATTTCCACTCGATGAGTATACACAACGAGTGAGCCGTGCCCGTGCACTCATGGAAGAACACGACATAGACGCGCTGCTGCTCACCCAACAGGAGAACGTGCGTTACCTTGCCGGGTATCTTTCACTGTTGTGGATTTCTAAATTTCGCCCACTCATGGCCCTGCTTCCACGTGATCCGTCGATCGCACCAACACTGATCCTGCCTGGGCAAGAATACGGCAACGCGAAGACATCATGGATTGAAGAAATTGCTTTCTACCGCGATCAGGAAGATCCTATTGGTACCGTCGTCAACACGCTGCATAAGAAAGGGTTCAGAGGAAAAAAGGTGGGAGTCGAACTCGGCTATGGCACGCGGCTGGGCATGGCACAGGTCCAGTGGGAAGATTTGCGGCGTGATTTCATTGGCATGTTTGTCGATAGCGCCCTACTCTTGCGGAAACTACGTGGCATCAAATCGGCTCGTGAGATCGATATGCTGCGCCGCTCGTGTGAGATTTCCTGTCATGGTGTCGAAGCAGGCTGGCGTGCGTTACACGAAGGCATGAGCGAAAAAGAGCTGGCCGCGGTTATGGTCTCGCGCATGGTGCAAGAGGGGGCTGAACCGATGAAGACGCTCCTCTGTGTTAACGCTGGTTCACAACGCTATCAGATTGTGAATAGTCCACCGAGTGAGTATCGCTTGAAACGTGGCGACCTGGTGATGATCGATGGCGGTGCAACGTACAATGGCTACTGTACCGATTTCATCCGTCAGGCGTGTCTTGGCAAGCCAACTCAGCAGCAGCGGGACTGGTTTGACCTGGCTCGCAAAGCCAATGACACCGCGATCGCTAAGATTCGCCCAGGCGTGCAATGTGCAGAGGTCTATGACGCTGCACGCAAAATCTTCATCGATGCTGGCCTCGGCGATTATGGGGTGATCAACATCATTGGTCATAGCTGTGGCATGGAAGTCCACGAATTGCCGTACGTGGGCGAACGCGGACAGGTAGAGACCAGCGATACTGTCATGGAACAAGGCATGGTCTTCTGCATCGAGCCGATTATCGCTGGCATGGATTCGCCTCGCTGGGAAGCGGGAATCTTCATTCAAGAGGACATGGTAACGGTCACCGCGACAGGTGGTGATGTATTGACCAATCGCTTGAGCAAGGATTTGTGGATTGCCGAAGTATAG